In Zingiber officinale cultivar Zhangliang chromosome 3A, Zo_v1.1, whole genome shotgun sequence, the DNA window TGCTTCAGATTCAACTTGAGTCCCCCGAGTTCAGATGTAACTTCACCTTCACATTTAGAAGGGGGCAGTGAACTAAGAAGACTGCATCTTTTCTGACCTCGATTTCGTATAACAGAAACAGAACTGCCTTGTGATTTTCTAGTCTCTTGCTGAAATATGCGGCAAACAAACAAATTTTCTATAGGACTGAAATTTGTTCAAAACAAACAGcaaaaagttaaaggaaaatccTATAGACGAGTGATAAAATTACCACTGAAGAACAAATGCCGATGTCAGACTGTGGAGTTGAAGGGCATTCAGGCATTAATTCGCATTGTGGCCTCACATGATTGCACGGTGACTTATCTTTCTTTAACTTTTTGGAATTTTGTGAAGGCCCAGAAAGTACATTTGTTTTCTTATGCTTCAGATTCAACTTAAACCCCCCAGGTTCAGAAGAGGCCTCAACTTCACctttagaagtggttgatgaacTAAGGCGACTGCATCTTTTTTGACTTCGTGGATTTTGGTTGCCAGAAACAGAACTGCCTTGTGATTTTCTAGTCTTTTGCTGAAACATGTAACAAGGCAACATTTTTTCTATGGGGTTGAAATTTGTTGAACTCCAAACAGCAAAAGTTAAAGAAAATTCATTAGGAGCCGATAAAATTTACCAATAAATCAAATggtatttcaaatttcaaaactgCTAACTAATCACCCTCCTAAGACTAATGGCCATGACTCTGTCATTCAATACAAGCACAAGGATTAACAACTAGAAATTGATTAACTACATAGCACCAAGCCAACATTTCCACAAGAAAATGGCACGATGACATCTTTATATGGAACTTTATGCAAGCACTGAACAAGAACTGAATGAAACAAAATATGTGTCGTGATGTAAGTAGTGAACCTCGTCACAACATTATTCCAAATCCTATATCTATGGCAAGTTTAAAGGTAGAACTGTTACCTGAAACGTGAAAACCCACCGCTGGCCATCCCAACATTGAGAATGCCTAAGCTGATGAAGATCAAACACCATCTCCGACCTACTGTCCCTGACTTTGACAATGCAGCGAGATCCTTTGAGAACATCTGAAATCTCTCCCAGCACCCACCCACCATGGAGAGGCACTTCTACCTCATCACGAGGGGCAAAATCCTTCACCAATATCGCATTTAGCTGGCACGGCCTCATGTACTGAACGTCGACAAACTCAGTCAGAAGCTCGCCGGTTGTCGCCGAGGTCAGACTCCCGTACTCTATCAAATAGGTACTGATGCTGAACACTTGCTTAACACTAGCGGAAAACCATGCCGAGACACCGATTTCTAGGTTACGGCTGACTTCAATCCGAGCTCCGGCAGCGAactccacctcttcaactctctGAAATCAAGCCAGGGAAGAAAGTTGAGACATTAAATCGAGCACATCCTCAACCCTAACAATAGTGCAACTGAGGGAGTAGGTTTCGCGGCCATTACCACATCGCCGAAGGGGACCCAATGGCGATCGGTCCACTCCAAGTGGGATCGGATATCGGACGCGTCGAACTCCAGCTCCTCCCGGCTCGTAGGGAAGGCGACGATGTATCGGCCCGTGGTTTGGAGGATGGCGGAGATGACGCCGGCCCACCAGCCGTCTTGGTGGAAGGCCTCGACGAGATCGTGGAGGCCGTGCTGGCAGCGGGAAGGGGGCGGCGGCGGTGGTCGGGGACGGAGTTGGGAGACGAGGACGATCTCGCGGAGAGGAAGGGAGGGGTCGTCGTTGTCGACGATGGTGGAGTAGACGATCTGGACGCGGTGCTGGGGGAGGCTGAAGGCCGCAGTGGCCTCGTACCACGCGCCGAGGAAGCCGTCGTCGTCGCTGCGGACCTCCACCAGGTCCCCGGGCTTAAACCACACGGATCCTCGCCGGTCGCCTCTCTTCTTCTCACCGCCACTCTCCAGCGCCATCGCCGTCAAGGGGACACTAATTGACGGCGATACTGATGGGCCCGAATGCCGAAAAGGGATAGTTAAAAGGAGACCCGTTGAGGAGTTCTCCCTCCCTCCTtccctccctccctctctctctccctccctctctttGCAAATGACGCTTctatccttttatttttattttattttattttattttttaattaatttcatttaaaaataactcattttttttaaatttttttaattttatttttttatcaattttttttattatttttatcaatactttatttttacaattttatataaatttaatttaattttattttgtaatcaattttgtttattattttttatcaatactttattttttcaattttatataaattttatttagttttattttttaattaattttatttattattttttcataatacttgtatttttttttcaatttattattattttttaaaattttgtttttttattgattttattttgttgttaatcattttttttatcaattttattttttttaataatttatttatatgtttataatcttgtgtttatttttagttataaattttagaagttattatttgtaaaatttttaaaaagtataaaaatatagatcaaaataaaaaatatatatttaaaactaacaaaaataCTAATAATTAATAGTGAATACATTCGTAACTtaggaacaaatattttttttttcaaatgaagtgtacatgtaataatacaaaaaaaacgaaaatatataaaaatataaattttaatcaatattgtCTCCAAATTATGCTCCCAACGCGTTTAGTGGTGGTGTACCTATTACTTCGTACTACAAATGAACATGTGTCCTATAACGAGTGACCCAACCTTTAGCTTCATACGCTGAATGTTGCCACAACCACgttggaatgggtggtacaggGTAATGAGGATATAAGAAAACTTATACGAAGTGATTGCCAACATGAGCAATAATTATTTCTTGACGCTCTTGGTTTGACactggaggagttcttaatggcaagtgagtaaaacaactcccaaCATTCTCACCAAATATATGCAGTACAAGTTTCTACCTTGATAcgatgacaattcccaaaggcatagAGTCCATCCAATACATTTTTGGTGCCCACGGCTTGAATCAATACAATGAAAATAATAGATTGATTACCAAATTTCGATCTGGATAAAGatgatcatatagatccttattttgctgaatctcttctataagctcgAATTGTACTTGAAACCAACCTTCTTCACTATACCCAATTAGTACAACTATtgccctgaatccacaatgaccattaggttgaacatcaacagtgtgagaaatataatGCTGCAGAGGTacaggtaatttctcaatataagtatcatggATGGTTGGAACTCGAACGTGATCATGGGTCATTTGAGTATTGTGAACCTTCGATCCCCTTCCACGTCTTCCTTTCCCTTGAGATGTTGCAGTCGGTTGAGAGACTTtagatcctgaagtggatgcATCTGCAAAAGAAGGTATGCGACATtcactttgctcatctctacccataggtcgacctctatgttctgtgttgtatgaagggACTCGAACTGTACTTTAAGATGGATCTATCATATCGAAAAAAATTTCTATCATATGCTCTCACATATGTGGATCCATCCtatctaatatctcaacaataTGGGATGTCTTGTTAGGTTGTGCTCTCTCATCATTAAACTGATGTAcgtgcatcgacaatctcctccaatgagcgttgatactctgaagtggattggaatggaaaagtaatggtaatgtgcaagatcatgctcgcatgacaatccgtatacaattttgatagaataGTTGCATCTGTCGATTAGCTGGTGAGATGCTTCCTCAATGCATTTTAGTTGACCAGAAATCAACTTCATTGTCTCTAATGAAATCTAacaccttatttgactgaaaatgtcatcatgtaaatgttgatggcgtGGAATATTGAGAGATCTCTCGAACGACTTCATAATATCCTcgaactgaattctcaacatcttatgtattttttcaaaaaatatctgTAGAAATGACATGGTATCTCTCAAATATAATTTCAGTCTCGTATGTGCAGATTctgccctgtaataaaaaaatacattGTGCTTTaatactgaaaagaattgaaatagtacaataatgaacaaaatttaaataagaaaGCTATAAAGTGACTATatatttgatttgaattgctcTTGAGGTGTATACATGTATCAACCCATACTGAAACAAACCGCTCTTTGTAAAAGTGTAACCATGTATCCCAAAGGTAATTTAGAACACCCTCAAATCGTTGATACTCCTCGCGCATGACATCCCACTTCTGCTGGTAagaccattgtgtcgatgaattaatgagtgagcGTCATGATACATAAAAATGTTGTCACTCCAGACCAAATATAAGGGCGCATTTCTTCATTACCTATTTCGGATTGGTgcgttagagtgtatactaaaagcctagcttttggtataaacatttatctagaaataagaatcacattggtcaaatgtctacatttgtgataaatgtagttgttcaattaatttatattgtagataacatggtgtgtggtgtcacatactgaggatcatgttatcagtaccttataaattataaacagtagctcacgaccaaaatggaaaggaacaaaccattagaaggtcgtagtgtaattaggtatcagtttatcttgactgtataattacactagtacacttagagtgtattgagtaggaccatttgaggtcgtttcttttatactgattttataaagaaacaaagacctcggttattatggaagtgtgtgctcttaatcctgatataataacaaacacatatatttgatatttatttctttaatttatcaatgggtgagatttagttcgatgaatcaataagcccgataagttgggaaatggtatcacttatagtgtgtgttgttgattatagaaggaagcgtatcctagagatactaggttgagaatgtccccaagaggagctcataaggattgtcatgttaaaccctgcaggtggacttagtccgacatgacgatgaagttgagtggtactactcttggaactagatattaattaagtgagttgtcagtaacttacttaattagtggacatttgttatcttaaacacagggagactaacacactcataataagaaggagcccaaaaatgtaatttgggattggtgcggtagttcaataataattctctagtggaatgaattattattgataaaattaagttgtgtgttcggggcgaacacgggatgcttaattttatcgggagaccaaaaccaattcctcctctcggtccctatcgtagcctcttaattatagagtactatacccaccttcttacccatcctatagggggccggccaagctagcttggagaccaagctagggccggccatgttttggttcatgggtgaattcatgtggccggccctagcttgaactcaagcttagg includes these proteins:
- the LOC122052156 gene encoding DUF724 domain-containing protein 10-like isoform X2, with amino-acid sequence MALESGGEKKRGDRRGSVWFKPGDLVEVRSDDDGFLGAWYEATAAFSLPQHRVQIVYSTIVDNDDPSLPLREIVLVSQLRPRPPPPPPSRCQHGLHDLVEAFHQDGWWAGVISAILQTTGRYIVAFPTSREELEFDASDIRSHLEWTDRHWVPFGDVRVEEVEFAAGARIEVSRNLEIGVSAWFSASVKQVFSISTYLIEYGSLTSATTGELLTEFVDVQYMRPCQLNAILVKDFAPRDEVEVPLHGGWVLGEISDVLKGSRCIVKVRDSRSEMVFDLHQLRHSQCWDGQRWVFTFQQKTRKSQGSSVSGNQNPRSQKRCSRLSSSTTSKGEVEASSEPGGFKLNLKHKKTNVLSGPSQNSKKLKKDKSPCNHVRPQCELMPECPSTPQSDIGICSSVQETRKSQGSSVSVIRNRGQKRCSLLSSLPPSKCEGEVTSELGGLKLNLKHKKANLQSGPSQGSKKFKKAKSQYNHVMPQHQLIPQGPSTPMLVIDSCSSMPLMDPSSSTISPSSRGTITEPNASIRDVPGLSIKEEGLANANHQLSKHQPDVTEVDGTPMGYEANDHPRNLEWTNYNLDYALTTKVKKKRTKVVAKSKKLQKNLSNDGVLQQLQDGGSKMLREEQMSISFSHLHVPVRMKINNIEKLDTDQVILSNYSGANDDLSGQDLYSMASQPIPQQNKLILYQGSPSSADIEGTS